In the Streptomyces sp. NBC_00193 genome, GCCATGACCACCCAGCTCCGGTCCGGGCCCTGGCCCACGTCCGCCCTGGTGGCGCCGAGGCCGAGCAGCCTGGTCACCTCGTCCTCGGTACCGGCGTCGATCGGGCTGACGTCGAGGTGCAGCCGGTTCTTCAGGGTCTTACCCTCGGGCACCTGGACGAACACCAGGGTGGGCGGCATCGAGCCGGCCCGGACGCCCTCCACGGTCGGCTCCCAGGAGCCGATCTCGACCATGTCCTCGCCCCGGTCGATCACCTTGTACTCCAGGACCTCGCACCAGAAGGCCGCGAGCCGCTCGGGATCGTGGCAGTCGACGGACAACTCGGTGAACCTGCTCGTCATGAATCTCCTAGATGGTGCGGACCCGCAGCAGCGCCCGCGGCGCCGACGGCCCGCCAGTGTCACCCGTCCGGCCGTACGACCGCCACCGGGTTTCCGCACGGCCGCCTCCGCCGCCTCAACCCACCCGTCAGACTGACGGAAATCGAACTCAATTCACCTCATACGACCTGGAGTTCGATCCGCAACACCCTATCCGGCGGGCTCCGACCCCCGTTGGCGTCCACTTGCCCCGAAACCCGCGTGTACGGCTCACCGGCTGCGCCACTATGGCGCCCGGAAAGCCGCACCGGCCACAAGCCGAACAGCCGCATACGCGAGGCAAGGGACAACCGCATGAGACTGACCGACATATCGCTGGACTGGCTGCTGCCCGGCAGCCTGCTGATCCTGGGCGTACTTGCGGCAGTGGCGGTACTGGCCCGGGGCAAGCGCGAAGGCGAGAAGGCGGGGGTGGCCGAGGACAGCTGGGAGCGCAGCGAGGAGCGGCGGCGGCGCAAGGAAGCCGTCTACGGGACCGCTTCCTACGTCCTGCTCTTCTGCTGCGCGGCGGTCGCCGCGGCGCTCTCCTTCCACGGACTGGTCGGCTTCGGCCGGCAGAACCTCAACCTCTCCGGGGGCTGGGAGTACCTGGTCCCCTTCGGTCTCGACGGTGCCGCCATGTTCTGTTCGGTGCTCGCCGTCCGCGAGGCCAGCCACGGCGACGCGGCCCTCGGTTCGCGCATGCTGGTCTGGCTGTTCGCCGGAGCCGCCGCCTGGTTCAACTGGGTGCACGCCCCCCGCGGCCTCGGCCACGACGGCGCTCCGCAGTTCTTCTCCGGTATGTCGCTCTCGGCGGCCGTGCTCTTCGACCGCGCCCTGAAGCAGACCCGCCGGGCCGCACTGCGCGAACAGGGCCTGATTCCGAGGCCGTTGCCGCAGATCCGGATGGTCCGCTGGCTGCGGGCGCCCCGGGAGACCTTCGGCGCGTGGTCGCTGATGCTGCTGGAGGGGGTCCGTACGCTCGACGAGGCCGTGGACGAGGTGCGCGAGGACAAGAAGGAGAAGGAGAACGACCGACACCGCCGGCGGGAGCAACACCGCCTGGACCGGGCGCACATCAAGGCGCTCGGCCGGCAGAACCGGGCGTTCGGGCGCGTGGCCCGCGCCCGTCAGGTCGAGGTGCCGGGGCTGGCCCCCGGAGCGGGCTCCGCGCCGGTCGGCGCGGAGCCGGCCATAGCGGAAACCGGACAGCTGCCCCTACGGCGCCGGCCCTCCCTGCAGGCCGTGAGCGGAACCGAGCCCGCTAACACGACCGACCTGGCAACCGGTCCCCGGACGGTGGACCTCACCGCCGAGGACGATACGCAGACGCTCCCCCGGCTCGACTCCCTGGAACGCAAACTGAAGGACCTGGAGCAGCAGTTCGGCTGACGGGTCCGATGCGTCCGATGCCGTCGACGTGACGGGCCCCGGCCCGTCCGGGAGCGGCGTCGCGGGGTCCGCCCGGTTCACTCAGGCGGGCCCCGCCTCCTTCGCTCCGTCGAGCTCGAACCACACCACCTTGCCGCCGCCCAGCGCGAGCCCGAGCGCGTCCACGCCCCAGGCGTCGGCGAGCGACTGCACCAGTACCAGTCCCCTGCCGTGCGTACCGTCGTCGGCGGACGGTACGTGCGGCCGGGGCCGGCGGGCGGCGTAGTCGCGGACCTCCACCCGCAGCCGGTCGGCGGCGAGCGTCGCGGAGACCTCGGCACCCTGATCGGTGTGGACGAGGGCGTTGGTGACGAGCTCGGTGATCAGCAGCTCGGCCACCTCGGCGGCCTCCGCCTTGCACCGGTGGCGCATCAACTCCCGTAAATCCCTGCGGACTTCTCCCACCGCTTTCAGATCGGCCCGCCGCACGCTCCGGGTGATCCCCGACGCGTCCACGGCCGTCCCCTCCTCGGCCGACGGTTCGCGCGGCACCGGCCGCCCTCTCCGCCACAGCTTCCCGGCCTTCGCCCCCACCCGCACGGCGATGTACCTCCCGTATGCCCGCTGCCCGACGGCCCGCCTGTCGAACAGGCCTACGGGATGCATGCCCCCCGGGGGAATCCGCACGCATTCGGACTCAAGGGCGCGGCACGTTACGGAGGTTGGATCGCGCCATCTGGATCATCCGGCCCACCCCGCCGTCCAGCACGATCTTGCTGGCCGAAAGTGCGAATCCGGTCACCATTTCAGCGCTGATCTTCGGCGGAATGGACAGGGCGTTGGGGTCCGTGACCACGTCCACCAGAGCGGGTCCCTTGTGCTTGAAAGCATCCCTCAAAGCGGCTGTGAGCTGCTTGGGCTTCTCCACCCTGACCCCGTACGCGCCCGCCGCGCGGGCGATCGCGGCGAAGTCGGGGTTCTTATTCGTCGTTCCGTACGAAGGGAGGCCGGAAACCAGCATCTCCAACTCGACCATACCGAGGGATGAGTTGTTGAAGAGGACCACTTTGACGGGGAGGTCGTACTGCACCAGGGTGAGGAAATCTCCCATCAGCATGGAGAAACCGCCGTCGCCCGACATCGACACCACTTGACGTCCGCGATCGGTGAACTGTGCGCCGATGGCCTGCGGAAGGGCGTTGGCCATGGAGCCGTGACTGAAGGAGCCGATGATGCGGCGCTTCCCGTTCGGGGAAAGATAGCGCGCGGCCCATACGTTGCACATGCCTGTATCCACGGTGAACACAGCGTCTTCGTCGGCGAGTTCGTCGAGCACCGCGGCCACGTACTCGGGGTGGATGGGCGTACGCTTCTCGACCTTGCGCGTGTACGCCTTCACCACTCCCTCCAGGGCGTCCGCGTGCTTCTTCAGCATCCGGTCGAGGAACCGGCGGTCCGTCTTGGCCTTCACCCGGGTGTTCAGCGCGCGCAGGGTCTCCCGTACGTCGCCCCAGACCGCGAGGTCCAGCTTGGAGCGGCGGCCGAGGTGTTCGGGCCGGATGTCCACCTGGACGATCTTGACGTCGTCGGGGAGGAAGGCGCTGTACGGGAAGTCCGTGCCGAGCAGGATCAGCAGATCGCACTCGTGGGTGGCCTCGTAGGCCGCGCCGTAGCCGAGCAGCCCGCTCATGCCGACGTCGTACGGATTGTCGTACTGGATCCATTCCTTGCCGCGCAGGGCGTGCCCGACGGGGGCCTTGACCCGGCCGGCGAACTCCATGACCTCCGCGTGGGCGCCGGCGGTGCCGCTGCCGCAGAACAGGGTGACCCGGTCGGCCTCGTCGACGAGCCGGACCAGCTTGTCGATCTCGCCGTCGCCGGGCCGTACGGTCGGCCGCGCGGTCACGAGGGCCTGCTGGATGCTCTGCTCCGGGGCGGGCAGGGAGGCGATGTCCCCGGGCAGCGACACCACGCCGACGCCGCCGCGTCCGACGGCGTGCTGGATGGCGCTCTGCAGCACGCGGGGCATCTGCCGGGGGTTGGAGATCAGCTCGCTGTAGTGGCTGCACTCGGTGAACAGCCGGTCGGGGTGGGTCTCCTGGAAGTAGCCGAGGCCGATCTCGGAGGACGGGATGTGGGAGGCCAGCGCGAGGACCGGGGCCATGGAGCGGTGGGCGTCGTAGAGCCCGTTGATCAGGTGGAGGTTGCCGGGGCCGCAGGAGCCGGCGCAGGCGGCGAGGGAGCCGGTGATCTGGGCCTCGGCGCCGGCCGCGAAGGCGGCCGTCTCCTCGTGGCGCACCTGGATCCACTCGATGCCGCCGGTGCGGCGGATGGCGTCGACGACGGGGTTGAGGCTGTCCCCGACGACTCCGTACATCCGGCGCACGCCGGCGCGCACGAGGATGTCGATGAACTGCTCCGCCACGTTCTGCTTGGCCATGGAGGGGGCGCCCTTCCCTTTTCCGGTGCGGCTCTGCCGGGTGCGCCTCCCATCCACGCATGATCCGCCGGGTTACGCCTCCCAGACCGCGGCGGCCGTCCGGTCGTCGGCGTACCCCTTGAGGCGCAGCTGGGTGTCCGCGAGGAAGGCGGCGAGGCCCGGTGGGGGTGCGTCGGCCCAGCGGGCGGCGAGCTCGGCGGAGAGCGGCTCCTCCTCGCGCATCGGGTCCGCGAGGCCGCCGGAGCACAGGAGCAGGGTGTCGCCGGGGCGGGCCACGGAGGCCCGGAAGCGGAAGCGGAATCCGGCGGGCGGGACCGGCGGGGCCTGCGGGGCCGGGGCGGGCTCCTCCAGGTCCCGCCACTGTCCGTCCCGGAGCCGGAACAGCCCGCCCGCGCCCGCGCCGAAGCAGACCCGGGTCCGGCAGCCGGGGTCGACCGGGAGCAGTACCCCGCGCAGCCCGGCCGTGTAGCCGTCCTCCGGGAGCCCGAGCTCGGCGGCGCGGGCGCGCAGCTGCCCGTAGCCGCGGTCGGTGAGCCGCTGGAGCCCCGAGCGCAGGGCTTCGCGCCGCCCGTCCCGGATGTCCTGCGACAGCCGCTCCTGGCTCCGCCCCACGGCCGCGGCGACGGAGCGGCACACCTCGGCGGCGGCTTCGGCGGCCCCGGGCGCGGCGCGGTCGCCTCCGGCGAGGACGACCAGGACCAGCGCGTCGGGGCCGGTGCCGAAGCGGGCGGTGAGCAGGAAGTCCCGCCGGGCCTCGCCCCGGAACCGGGCGGAGTCCCCGCGCACGGAGGCCGCGCGCAGCGTGTAGCCGCCGTACTGGGCCCCCTCCAGCACGGTGTCGGGGGTCAGGGCGACGAGCCCGGCCGGGTCGGCGGCGGGCAGCGCGATGGGCTCGGCGGCGTAGGTGGGCGGCCGGTCCCCCAGATGCGCCACCACGGGCCGCGGCACCCCCGAAACCCCGGGACCGACGTCTGCACCGCCCCCGGAGGCGGGAGCGGCCCCCCAGCCCGACCCGGAACCGGGATGCGATCCCAGGGCGAAGCCGGTGCGGATGCCCGTCCCGGGATCAGAATCGAGGCCGGGGCCGACACCGGGACCGGACACGGGAACGGGCCCGGAGCCCGTCCCGGGCCCGAACCCGGAAGCGGGACCGACGCCGGAGGCGGACCCAGGAAGGTCCCCGGAGCCGGAACCGGAGCCCGGATCGGAGCCCGGCCCAGGACCGAACCCGGAGCCGGAGCCGGAACCGGAGGCCGGATCGGAGCTAGAGACGGGACCGAACCCGGAAGCGGGACCGGAAGCAAGGCCAGTGCCAGAACCGGGGCCGGACCCGTGGCCGGAAGCGGGCCCCGGAGCGAGGCCGGTGTCGGGGCCGAGGCCGGAACCGAACCCGGAGCCGGGACCGGGGGCCAGGCCGGTGTCAGGGCCAGGACCGGACCCGTGGCCGGAAGCGGGTCCCGGAGCGAGGCCGGTGTCAGGGCCGAGGCCGGAAGCGGGACCGGGGGCCAGGCCGGTGTCAGGGCCGGGGCCGGACCTGTGGCCGGGGATCGCACCGGACTGGGGGCCAAGGCCCGACCCTGGAGCGGAAGCAAGGCCGGACCTGGGATCGGGGCCCGGACCGGAATCGGGCTCGGCCCCAGCCACGGCCCCCTGGGTCGGAGCAGAAGGGACGCCGGACCCTGACGCCGGACCGGAGCCCGGGCCGGCACCGGCACCCTGCGGCGAGCCGGTGCCCGGGCCCGTCCACGGATCGGCGTCGGCGCCCGCACCGGGTGCCCGGCCGGATCCCGCCGGGGCCGGGTGCACGGCTCCGCCGTACGTGCCGTCGGGGCCGCTCGCGGACCCTGCCGGGTCCGGCCCCGGGGGCGCAGCCGGCGGCGGCGCCTCGTCCCGTGGGCCCCAACTCCAGTCGGTCGGTTCCCCCGGGTCCTCGGCGGGCAGCGCGGGCGGGACGGCGACGCTCCCGAGCGCGTACCAGGTCTGGCCGCCCTCCCGGGGATCCCGCGGCGGCGGCAGCACCGAGCCGCCGTACGCGTCCTCCGCCAGGGCCTCCGGCCGGGGGCCGGGCACGGGAGGCTCCGCCTCCACCTCAGGCATCGGCCCGCCAACGGCCACGGGCGGCTCCGCTTCCGCGACGGGCTCCGGCACCGGCACCGGCACCGGCCCGGGAGCAACCACGGACGGCTCCGCCTCCGCGACGGGCTCCAGCTCCGGATCCGGATCTGCATCCGCATCCGCTGCCTCGTGCCCCGTCAGGGGAACCGGCTCTCTCCGGGGGTTGGGTACCGCGGACGGCGACGGGGTCGGCGTCGGGGCCACCAGCACCGCCGCCGAGCGGAAGCGGTGCTCCAGGGTGTCCCGGGGGTCGGGTTCCGGCCCCCCGTCGGGGTCCTCGTAGAGCTTCTGCCACCAGTCATCCGCGCCCGCGTCCCGCTGACTCATGGCCCTCATTGTCGGGCTCCGGCGCAGCCGAAATCCGGCGAACGCGGGAAAAAGGGGGGCCCATCGGACCGCCGTCCGATGGACCCCCCTGCTCTATGTCGTACGACTTAGCGAATGTCGTACGCCCGCGCGACCATCTGGGTGACGGTGGCGCCGTTCTTGTCGGTCAGCTCGACCTTGAGCATGACCTGCTTGCCCGCGGCTCCGGCGTGGTCCACGGTCGCGGTCCACTGCCCGCCGCGCTCGCCGACCTTCGCCTCGTTCCAGCTGCCGCCCTCGTCGTACGAGTACGACAGCTTCGCCGAGGCGAGCGCGCCGGGCGCGTAGCCCGCGTGCCCGCTGACCGAGAGGCCGATCTTCTGGCCGTTGGCCGCGGCCAGCGTCTTCATGCCGTCCAGCGGGGCCGAGATCCGCGGGAAGATGACCGGCAGCGCCTGCGAGTACTGCGCCTCGTCCAGCTTCGAGCGGAAGGTCCAGGTGGTCTGGATCCCGGAGGAGCGCTGCCAGGTGCGGGCCGGCTGGCCGAACTTCTCCAGGTACTGGGTCAGTTCGTACGTGGCCTCGCGGGCCGGGACCTCGAAGGCCCCGAACGGGTAGCCGGTGTCGCCCAGCGACTCGCCGTCGACCTTGAGCGAGACGTTGCCGAGGTCGCCGAAGCCGCCCTGCTGCGCGTAGTGCCCGGTGTCGCCCCACATGGCGGAGGCGAAGCCGATCAGGTTGCCCTGCCGCTCGGCGGCCAGCTGCTCCTTGCCCGCGGTGTCGCGCGGCGCGACCGGGCCGATGACCCCGTCGTACCAGTTCTCCGTGCGCCGGGAGCCCGCCTTGTACGTACGGTGCTGGTCGGTCATGAACTCGCCCCAGGGGAAGCTGCTGGAGACCATGTGGTCCCAGGCGGTGTCCCCGGCGGAGTAGTACTCGGTGCGCTTGCCCGGTACCGCGACGGTGTCGATGGAGCCGAAGTACACGGCGTTGCCGAGCGGGCGGTAGGCCCCGGTCACGTCGACGTAGTCGGCGGCGACGCCCATCGACTGGTAGGCCGATTCGACGGTGCCCAGCTCGCGGTCGCGCACCCGGTAGGTGCGGTCCCCGTGGACCTGGCCCTTCTCGATCTGGGCGAGGTTGTAGATGTACGGGCTCTTCGCGCTGCCCTTCCAGCTCAGCGTGACCGGGCCCTTGCCGAGCTTGGCCAGCAGGGCCTGGCCCTCGCCCGCCTCGACGGACAGGGCCGGAAGCGCGCCGCCCGCGTAGCCGGTGAAGCCCTGCCAGCGGCCGGGAGCGTCGCGGTAGGCGAGGACGGCCTTGGCGCCGGCCGCCTTCGCGTCGTTCGCGATCCCGTACAGCGCGCCGTCGGCCACCTTGACCAGGACGATCGCGCCCTTGGCGGCGACGGCGGCGAGCTCCTCCGGGGTGCCCGTGCCCGCGTTGACGAGCGGGGCGCTGCCGACACCGTCGAGGTTGTCGCTGCCGGTGGAGGCGGTGATCGGGTGCAGCACCGGGCCGCCGGAGGCCTTCAGCTCGGAGAGCAGCGGTGCGGCCGCCCGCCAGTAGCTGCCGAACTCGAAGTCGCCCTCCTTCGCCGTTCCGTCGACCGAGGCGTAGTAGCCGCGGATGGTGCGGCCGCCCGCCGCGGTGCCCGCGTGCTGCCAGGCGTCGCCCCAGGAGCGGGAGAAGGCGAGGGTGGTGGCGCGCGCCTCGGCGGGCTTGTCGGTGGCGATGTTCAGCTTGGCCGCCTTGCGGGCGTCCAGCACGATCACCGTGTCCTTCTTGATCTCCGTCTGCGGACGGCCGAGGTAGGTGAGCGAGTCGTACATCCGCTCGCCCTCCCCGGCGTCGGGGGTGCCGACGAAGGCGGAGAGGAAGTACGAGCCCGGGCGGACCCGGTAGACCTGGTCGGCGGCGCCCTCGTTGAAGCGGCGCTCACCGGTGGCGTCGTCGGTGCCGATCAGGTCCAGGGAGGACGGGCCGGCGGCCGGCTTGCCCGCGCGGTCGAGGAGCTTGACGCGCACCGTCACCGTCTCCGGCTCCACGTAGAGGGAGAAGGGGGTGGAGACGTGCACGCCGTTCGCCGTGGCGACGACCCGGCCGGTGACGTCCCCGTACTGGGAGCGCTCCAGCTTCGCGGCGGGGTCCAGGGCGAGCGGCACCTTGACGGTGGCGCCGGCCGGGACGGTCACGGTGCGCCTGTCCAGCCGGGCGACCTGGCTGCGGACGGCGGAGCCGTCGTTGCCGGTGACCTTCTGCACGGAGAGGTTCAGCGTGACGGGCTCGGTCCCCGTGTTGGTGTACGGGACCTCGATGCCGGTGCGGTCGCTGCGGTCCTGCGGCCAGTTGAAGGTGCCGCCCTGGAGCGCGGGGGCGCTGGTGACGGTGGTGTCGATGGCGGCCTTGACGTCGAGCCGGCCACCTCCGGTCTCCCGTACGTCGCCCGGGACCGCGGTGTTCGCGGAGCCGACGAGCGCGGCCTTGATCTGCTGCGGGGTCCAGTCGGGGTGGCGCTGCTTGACGATGGCGGCGGCGCCCGCGACGTGCGGGGTGGCCATCGAGGTGCCGGACATGGAGGTGTACGCGTACACCCCGCGGCCGCCCATGGCCGCGGCGGAGATCTGGACGCCGGGGGCGGCGATCTCGGGCTTGAGGGTGTGGTTCAGCCCGGCCGGGCCGCGGCTGGAGAAGGAAGCCGTCTTGTCGTCGCGGTCGACGGCGCCGACGGTCAGCACGCTGGGCGCGCAACCGGGCGAGGAGACGGTGTTGTTGCCGGGCCCGGAGTTGCCGGCGGCGATGACGAAGAGGGTGTTGCTGCTCTGCGCCAGCGCCTCGGTGGCAGCGGCCATCGGGTCGTCGCAGGAGAGCTGGGAGGGGTCGCCCAGGCTCATGGAGACCACGTCGGCCTTGCTGTCCACGGCCCACTGCATGCCCGCGATGATCCAGGAGTCCAGGCCGTAGCCGGAGTCGTTGAGGACCTTGCCGCTGAGCAGCTGGGCGCCGGGGGCGACGCCCTTCTTCGCGCCGGCGCTCGCGGCGCCGGAGCCGCCCACGGTGGAGATGGTGTGGGTGCCGTGGCCCTGGCGGTCCGCCGCGGTGTCCGAGTCGGTGAAGTTCTTGGCCTCGGCGACCCGGCCCTTGAGGTCGGGGTGTTCGAGGTCGGTGCCGGTGTCGAGGACGGCGACCTTGGTGCCCGTGCCGTCGAATCCGGCGGCCCACGCGGCGGTGGCGCCCACCTGCTTGGTGGAGCGCTCCAGGTTCGCCTGGACCTTGCCGTCCAGCCACAGCTTCTTCAGCGGGGCGGAGGCGGCCGAGCGGGCGCGCGGGTCGACGTTCGCGCCGGTGACGTCGGCCCAGAAGTCGGAGGCCTTCTCCTTGTCGGCGGCGAGCGCGACGCCGCCGATGGAGCCGAGGACGAGCGACTGCTCGGCGCCGCGCGGAACGGGCGGGGCGCTGCGCGCGAGGCCCGCGGAGCGCTCGTACACGGCGATCAGCGGGAGCTTCTTGGCGTGCGTGTCGTCGTAGCCCTGCCGGATCAGGCCGGTGACGTTGAAGAGTTCCTCGTCGACCTTGCCCGCGGCGAGGGCCTTGACCGCGCTCTCGGGGTAGACGTAGAGGTCCTTGCCCGCCTGGCGGGTCTGCACGATCGGCTGCGAGCCGTCCGCGCGGGGCATCGCGGTGGCGGCCGTACGGCCCTGCGCGTCGGTGGACACCAGGATCCGGTCACCGGTGACCAGGGTCACCGTCACGGGACCGGTGGGCTGCTTCGCGGCCTCCTGGCTCCCGGTGAGGGCCTTCTTTGCCGTTCCGGATCCTGCTCCGGACGCTCCATCGCTCGGCTGCGCCGTGGACGGGCCCACGGCCGTGACGGCCAGGACGGCCGCGATGGCCGCTCCCAGTGCCGTACGCGATATCGGGCGCATCGCTCTCCCCAGATGAATTCCGGCCAACTACTGCATTGCACGGCGAAAATGCCGCGTAAATGGCTTCTGGCCAGCGGATGTTGGTGCTGCGGTGGCGCCACCTTGGCAGAGGGACGCCGGGTGCGGCGATGATGTCGGCGGCGGGTTTGCGCCGTGGCCGCTTCCCGCCAGGAACGGCTCCGAGAGGGTTGGGTGAACGAGTTGCTGGGTGCGATAGGCCTCGACGAAGGACAGGAGTCCGCTTACCGCGCGCTGGTCGCGCTGGGGGCGGCGGAGATACCGGACCTCGCGCACCGGCTGACGCTGCCGGTGCGGCAGACCGAACGGACCCTGCGCCACCTGGAGCGCCACGGGCTCGCCGCCCAGTCCTCGGCCCGCCCCGGCCGGTGGGTGGCGGCCCCGCCCGGGGTGGCCCTGGGGGCCCTGCTCACCCAGCAGCGGCACGAACTGGAGCAGGCGGAGCTGGCGGCGGCCCTGCTGGCGGAGGAGTACCGGGCGGAGGCCGCGGAGCCGGCCGTGCACGACCTGGTGGAGGTGGTGACGGGCGCCAGCGCGGTGGCCCACCGCTTCCACCAGCTCCAGCTCGGCGCCGTGGAGGAGGTGTGCGCGCTGGTCAGCGGCCGGCCGCAGGTGGTGACGGGGACGGACAACGACGCGGAGGACCGGGCGGCCGTACGGGGCGTCGCGTACCGCGTGGTCATCGAGCGGGAGGTGCTGACCCTGCCGAGCGGGATCCGCGAGGCGTCCACCGCGCTGGCCCGCGGCGAGCACATCCGGGTGTCGGCCGCGGTGCCGACCAAACTCGTCATCGCGGACCGGTCGCTCGCGATGGTCCCGCTGACGGCGCGCGGCGCGGAGCCGGCGGCGCTGGTCGTGCACGCGTCGGGGTTGCTGGAGTCCCTGATGGGCCTCTTCGAGGCGGTCTGGCGGGAGTCGCTCCCGCTGCGGCTGGGCTCCACCGGGGCGCCGGAGGAATCCGATGGCGGACCCGACGCCACGGACCTGGAGATCCTCACCCTCCTGCTGGCGGGGATGACGGACGCGAGCGTGGCGAAGCACCTGGAACTGGGCCTGCGGACGGTGCAGCGGCGGGTCAAGGGCCTGATGGAACTGTCGGGGGTCACGACCCGGCTCCAGCTCGGCTGGCACGCGTACGAACGGGGCTGGGTGGCCCGGTAGCCCCAGGTCAGGCACGCTGAGCAGATGGATCTGCCTCAGCTGCCCCAGTTGCTGCTGGTGGGGCTGGTGCTGGTGCTCGGATTGCTCGCGGTACTGGTCCCCGGCGCCCCCGGCACCCTCCTCGTCTGGGCCGGACTCCTGTGGTGGGCGCTGCACGAACGGACGTCGGCGGCCTGGGGCCTGCTGGCGGGCGCGACGGCACTGCTGCTGGTCGTCCAGGTGGTGAAGTGGCAGCTGCCCCCGCGACGGCTCCGGGGGGTCGGCGTCACCCGCCGGATGGTCGTGTACGCGGGTGCGGGGGCGGTACTGGGCTTCGTGCTGCTCCCGGTCGTCGGCACGGTCCCCGGCTTCGTGGGCGGCATCTACCTCTGCGAGCGGCGCCGCCTGGGCACCCACGGGGAGGCGTGGGCGTCGGTACGGGCGGTGATGCGGGCGGTGGGGACGAGCGTGCTCGTGGAGCTGTTCGCGTGCCTGCTGGTGGTGGGGGCCTGGGTGGGCGCGGTGCTGTGGGCGTAGCCCGGCGGCCTCGGGCTCGGCCCTAGTCCGCCGACTGGGGCTTACGGCGTAGGCCCGACTAGGCCCTCGGCCCGATGCGCCGCGCGGGCCCGGCTGGGATCGTCTGTCCCATGACGGAGTCGAGTTTCCAGGGTTTCAAGGGTTTCAGCGAGGCCGAACTGACCTACCTGCGTGCGCAGCACCTGGGCCGGCTCGCGACGGTGGACGCGGCCGGGCAGCCCCAGGCGAACCCGGTGGGGTTCTTCCCGCAGGACGACGGCACGATCCTGGTGGGCGGACTGGCGATGGGCACGACGAAGAAATGGCGCAACCTCACCAAGAACCCCCGGCTGTCCC is a window encoding:
- a CDS encoding VOC family protein; the encoded protein is MTSRFTELSVDCHDPERLAAFWCEVLEYKVIDRGEDMVEIGSWEPTVEGVRAGSMPPTLVFVQVPEGKTLKNRLHLDVSPIDAGTEDEVTRLLGLGATRADVGQGPDRSWVVMADPEGNEFCVLRSLAP
- a CDS encoding DUF2637 domain-containing protein produces the protein MRLTDISLDWLLPGSLLILGVLAAVAVLARGKREGEKAGVAEDSWERSEERRRRKEAVYGTASYVLLFCCAAVAAALSFHGLVGFGRQNLNLSGGWEYLVPFGLDGAAMFCSVLAVREASHGDAALGSRMLVWLFAGAAAWFNWVHAPRGLGHDGAPQFFSGMSLSAAVLFDRALKQTRRAALREQGLIPRPLPQIRMVRWLRAPRETFGAWSLMLLEGVRTLDEAVDEVREDKKEKENDRHRRREQHRLDRAHIKALGRQNRAFGRVARARQVEVPGLAPGAGSAPVGAEPAIAETGQLPLRRRPSLQAVSGTEPANTTDLATGPRTVDLTAEDDTQTLPRLDSLERKLKDLEQQFG
- a CDS encoding ATP-binding protein encodes the protein MHPVGLFDRRAVGQRAYGRYIAVRVGAKAGKLWRRGRPVPREPSAEEGTAVDASGITRSVRRADLKAVGEVRRDLRELMRHRCKAEAAEVAELLITELVTNALVHTDQGAEVSATLAADRLRVEVRDYAARRPRPHVPSADDGTHGRGLVLVQSLADAWGVDALGLALGGGKVVWFELDGAKEAGPA
- a CDS encoding pyruvate dehydrogenase, which codes for MAKQNVAEQFIDILVRAGVRRMYGVVGDSLNPVVDAIRRTGGIEWIQVRHEETAAFAAGAEAQITGSLAACAGSCGPGNLHLINGLYDAHRSMAPVLALASHIPSSEIGLGYFQETHPDRLFTECSHYSELISNPRQMPRVLQSAIQHAVGRGGVGVVSLPGDIASLPAPEQSIQQALVTARPTVRPGDGEIDKLVRLVDEADRVTLFCGSGTAGAHAEVMEFAGRVKAPVGHALRGKEWIQYDNPYDVGMSGLLGYGAAYEATHECDLLILLGTDFPYSAFLPDDVKIVQVDIRPEHLGRRSKLDLAVWGDVRETLRALNTRVKAKTDRRFLDRMLKKHADALEGVVKAYTRKVEKRTPIHPEYVAAVLDELADEDAVFTVDTGMCNVWAARYLSPNGKRRIIGSFSHGSMANALPQAIGAQFTDRGRQVVSMSGDGGFSMLMGDFLTLVQYDLPVKVVLFNNSSLGMVELEMLVSGLPSYGTTNKNPDFAAIARAAGAYGVRVEKPKQLTAALRDAFKHKGPALVDVVTDPNALSIPPKISAEMVTGFALSASKIVLDGGVGRMIQMARSNLRNVPRP
- a CDS encoding protein phosphatase 2C domain-containing protein, yielding MVAHLGDRPPTYAAEPIALPAADPAGLVALTPDTVLEGAQYGGYTLRAASVRGDSARFRGEARRDFLLTARFGTGPDALVLVVLAGGDRAAPGAAEAAAEVCRSVAAAVGRSQERLSQDIRDGRREALRSGLQRLTDRGYGQLRARAAELGLPEDGYTAGLRGVLLPVDPGCRTRVCFGAGAGGLFRLRDGQWRDLEEPAPAPQAPPVPPAGFRFRFRASVARPGDTLLLCSGGLADPMREEEPLSAELAARWADAPPPGLAAFLADTQLRLKGYADDRTAAAVWEA
- a CDS encoding S8 family serine peptidase, producing the protein MRPISRTALGAAIAAVLAVTAVGPSTAQPSDGASGAGSGTAKKALTGSQEAAKQPTGPVTVTLVTGDRILVSTDAQGRTAATAMPRADGSQPIVQTRQAGKDLYVYPESAVKALAAGKVDEELFNVTGLIRQGYDDTHAKKLPLIAVYERSAGLARSAPPVPRGAEQSLVLGSIGGVALAADKEKASDFWADVTGANVDPRARSAASAPLKKLWLDGKVQANLERSTKQVGATAAWAAGFDGTGTKVAVLDTGTDLEHPDLKGRVAEAKNFTDSDTAADRQGHGTHTISTVGGSGAASAGAKKGVAPGAQLLSGKVLNDSGYGLDSWIIAGMQWAVDSKADVVSMSLGDPSQLSCDDPMAAATEALAQSSNTLFVIAAGNSGPGNNTVSSPGCAPSVLTVGAVDRDDKTASFSSRGPAGLNHTLKPEIAAPGVQISAAAMGGRGVYAYTSMSGTSMATPHVAGAAAIVKQRHPDWTPQQIKAALVGSANTAVPGDVRETGGGRLDVKAAIDTTVTSAPALQGGTFNWPQDRSDRTGIEVPYTNTGTEPVTLNLSVQKVTGNDGSAVRSQVARLDRRTVTVPAGATVKVPLALDPAAKLERSQYGDVTGRVVATANGVHVSTPFSLYVEPETVTVRVKLLDRAGKPAAGPSSLDLIGTDDATGERRFNEGAADQVYRVRPGSYFLSAFVGTPDAGEGERMYDSLTYLGRPQTEIKKDTVIVLDARKAAKLNIATDKPAEARATTLAFSRSWGDAWQHAGTAAGGRTIRGYYASVDGTAKEGDFEFGSYWRAAAPLLSELKASGGPVLHPITASTGSDNLDGVGSAPLVNAGTGTPEELAAVAAKGAIVLVKVADGALYGIANDAKAAGAKAVLAYRDAPGRWQGFTGYAGGALPALSVEAGEGQALLAKLGKGPVTLSWKGSAKSPYIYNLAQIEKGQVHGDRTYRVRDRELGTVESAYQSMGVAADYVDVTGAYRPLGNAVYFGSIDTVAVPGKRTEYYSAGDTAWDHMVSSSFPWGEFMTDQHRTYKAGSRRTENWYDGVIGPVAPRDTAGKEQLAAERQGNLIGFASAMWGDTGHYAQQGGFGDLGNVSLKVDGESLGDTGYPFGAFEVPAREATYELTQYLEKFGQPARTWQRSSGIQTTWTFRSKLDEAQYSQALPVIFPRISAPLDGMKTLAAANGQKIGLSVSGHAGYAPGALASAKLSYSYDEGGSWNEAKVGERGGQWTATVDHAGAAGKQVMLKVELTDKNGATVTQMVARAYDIR
- a CDS encoding helix-turn-helix domain-containing protein; amino-acid sequence: MLGAIGLDEGQESAYRALVALGAAEIPDLAHRLTLPVRQTERTLRHLERHGLAAQSSARPGRWVAAPPGVALGALLTQQRHELEQAELAAALLAEEYRAEAAEPAVHDLVEVVTGASAVAHRFHQLQLGAVEEVCALVSGRPQVVTGTDNDAEDRAAVRGVAYRVVIEREVLTLPSGIREASTALARGEHIRVSAAVPTKLVIADRSLAMVPLTARGAEPAALVVHASGLLESLMGLFEAVWRESLPLRLGSTGAPEESDGGPDATDLEILTLLLAGMTDASVAKHLELGLRTVQRRVKGLMELSGVTTRLQLGWHAYERGWVAR